The sequence below is a genomic window from Pseudomonadota bacterium.
CCGTCATCTTCGGCTTCACTGCCTGGTGGTTCACCTCAGTAAGCGATACGAGTGAAATCAAGGCGGAAAGGATTCTTCCCAGGCATTCCCCTCCCGGCAGCCGGTTGCCGATAAAAATCATTCTCACCGCCCATGACCAGGCACTCTACCCGTTAATCCTCAAGGAAGTCTTACCGGATGGAACCCGGCCGGTCACCGGCATGCCCGACTTCTATTCAAAAGGCGAAAAAGACAACTCAATAAAGTGGTTGAGCAAAAAAGGCGAAGGGAAGAATTCCTTCTTTTACATGGCAGAAATCGATTCCCAAACAAAACCGGAGACTGTCTTGACTTTCACCGGCAAGGTCACCAGTAAAAAGGGCAAACAAGCAACCGTCAATGTTCAAGGCATGGACGCCATAACAGTCCGGCCTTTCCATTGGGCGGACAGCAATATGGACGGGGTGATTGATGACGATGAAATCCTGTTAATTATTGACACCTTTCCCTGGCTGGAAGACCTGGATCTGTTCCAG
It includes:
- a CDS encoding helix-turn-helix domain-containing protein, with the protein product MIRINGDQIRRIRESKGLTQLYLATFVGVTTDTVSRWENRKYPTIKKENAAKLAEALETDLAKILENPDSAEAVSEVFAHDQGNYRTSLPGPLKILWALLAFTVIFGFTAWWFTSVSDTSEIKAERILPRHSPPGSRLPIKIILTAHDQALYPLILKEVLPDGTRPVTGMPDFYSKGEKDNSIKWLSKKGEGKNSFFYMAEIDSQTKPETVLTFTGKVTSKKGKQATVNVQGMDAITVRPFHWADSNMDGVIDDDEILLIIDTFPWLEDLDLFQKEIETIWEAEGYTWDSTNKKFITIP